Proteins encoded within one genomic window of Camelina sativa cultivar DH55 chromosome 19, Cs, whole genome shotgun sequence:
- the LOC104766677 gene encoding uncharacterized protein LOC104766677 has product MNRVNNGFSHSVFYIISLLLPLISSGLCMDPFSYDQTLKSESECLMEPPQATVTTGGGGFRELKINDNGGIRNVVERTDLEEGNIYSISAWIKLRNENQGKVGMILRRDNGRKVYGGEVMAKKGCWSMLKGGINADFSGPIDIFFKSDDLAAAEISVQNVRLQRFNKTQWRLQQDQVIEKIRKNKVRFQVSFPNESSLKGSVISIEQNKPSFLLGCAMNYRILENDRYKEWFVSRFRLTSFTNEMKWYSTELVRGQENYSLADRMMTLAEENKILVKGHTVLWDDKTWQPSWVKKITDPKDLKNVTLNRINSVMKRYKGRLIGWDLMNENVHFSYFEDMLGTNASAIFFSLASKLDPDIPLFMNEFNTLEYANERIGSPVNVKKKMEEIVSYSGNKKIKGGIGAQGHFPPQQPNLAYMRSALDTLGSLGYPVWLTEFDMAKCPGQVKYMEDILREAYSHPAVKGIIIYGGPEVSGFNKLTLADKDFKNTGAGDLIDKLLKEWKQGPAEIPIQNHEHNDEEEGRIIRFSPEISLLHGHYTVTVTNPSMKNLSTSFSLEVTNEMGHHLQEVQLVINA; this is encoded by the exons atgaacagaGTCAACAATGGCTTTTCCCACTCGGTGTTTTatatcatctctcttcttcttcctcttataAGTTCAGGGCTTTGCATGGATCCTTTCTCCTACGACCAGACTCTCAAATCCGAGTCCGAG TGCCTCATGGAGCCTCCACAAGCGACTGTAACtactggaggaggaggattcaGAGAATTGAAGATCAACGACAATGGTGGAATCAGAAATGTAGTAGAGAGAACTGATCTTGAGGAAGGCAACATATACAGCATTTCTG CTTGGATAAAATTGAGAAATGAGAATCAAGGAAAAGTAGGAATGATATTGAGGAGAGATAATGGTAGAAAGGTTTATGGAGGTGAAGTTATGGCGAAGAAAGGATGCTGGTCTATGCTTAAAGGCGGTATTAACGCCGATTTCTCAGGCCCTATCGACATTTTCTTCAAG AGTGATGACTTAGCGGCCGCGGAGATATCTGTACAAAATGTGAGGCTGCAACGGTTTAACAAAACTCAGTGGAGGCTACAACAAGACCAAGTCATTGAGAAG ATTCGGAAGAACAAAGTGAGATTTCAAGTGAGTTTTCCGAATGAAAGCTCATTAAAAGGATCAGTGATTTCCATAGAACAGAACAAACCATCATTTCTCCTTGGCTGTGCTATGAACTACCGAATTTTGGAAAATGATAGATATAAAGAATGGTTTGTGTCGCGGTTTAGACTAACTTCGTTTaccaatgaaatgaaatggtaTTCAACTGAGTTAGTGAGAGGCCAAGAGAACTACTCACTGGCTGATCGAATGATGACACTTGCAGAGGAAAACAAGATTCTAGTCAAAGGACATACGGTCCTGTGGGACGATAAGACCTGGCAGCCAAGTTGGGTTAAGAAGATAACAGATCCTAAAGATTTGAAGAATGTGACACTCAACCGGATCAACTCGGTTATGAAGAGATATAAAGGGAGATTAATTGGATGGGATCTGATGAATGAGAATGTGCATTTCAGCTACTTTGAGGACATGCTTGGGACAAATGCTTCagctattttcttctctttggcaTCCAAGCTTGATCCTGATATACCATTGTTCATGAACGAGTTCAACACCTTAGAATATGCTAATGAAAGAATTGGGAGTCCGGTTaacgtgaagaagaagatggaagagaTTGTTTCATACTcaggaaacaagaaaatcaaaggaGGGATTGGAGCACAAGGTCACTTTCCTCCGCAACAGCCCAACTTGGCTTACATGAGATCCGCATTAGATACACTAGGCTCTCTGGGTTATCCAGTTTGGCTTACCGAGTTTGATATGGCCAAGTGCCCGGGTCAG GTCAAATACATGGAGGATATTCTGAGGGAAGCTTACTCGCATCCTGCGGTTAAAGGCATAATCATATACGGAGGGCCTGAGGTGTCCGGTTTCAACAAGTTAACGCTTGCCGATAAAGATTTCAAGAACACAGGAGCAGGGGATCTCATCGACAAGTTGCTCAAAGAGTGGAAACAAGGACCTGCAGAGATTCCTATCCAAAATCATGAGcataatgatgaagaagaaggtcgAATAATCAGGTTTTCTCCAGAGATTTCCCTGCTGCATGGACATTACACAGTGACCGTAACTAATCCATCAATGAAGAACTTGTCAACCAGCTTCAGCTTGGAGGTAACAAATGAGATGGGTCATCATCTTCAAGAGGTTCAACTTGTAATCAATGCTTGA
- the LOC104766678 gene encoding vacuolar-sorting receptor 4, translating into MMKQLLCCLPWLLLSLLVMTEARFVVEKNSLSVTSPESIKGTHDSAIGNFGIPQYGGSMAGTVVYPKENQKSCKEFSDFSISFKSQPGALPTFLLVDRGDCFFALKVWNAQKAGASAVLVADNVDEPLITMDTPEEDVSSAKYIENITIPSALVTKGFGEKLKKAISGGDMVNLNLDWREAVPHPDDRVEYELWTNSNDECGVKCDMLMEFVKDFKGAAQILEKGGFTQFRPHYITWYCPHAFTLSRQCKSQCINKGRYCAPDPEQDFSSGYDGKDVVVENLRQLCVYKVANETGNPWVWWDYVTDFQIRCPMKEKKYNKDCAESVMKSLGIDSKKIDKCMGDPDADMDNLVLKEEQDAQVGKGTRGDVTILPTLVVNNRQYRGKLEKSAVLKALCSGFEESTEPAICLSTDMETNECLDNNGGCWQDKSANITACKDTFRGKVCVCPVVDGVRFKGDGYSHCEASGPGRCTINNGGCWHEERDGHAFSACVDKDSVKCECPPGFKGDGVKKCEDINECKEKKACQCPECSCKNTWGSYECSCSGDLLYMRDHDTCISKTGGQVRSAWAAVWLIMLSLGLAAAGAYLVYKYRLRQYMDSEIRAIMAQYMPLDSQPEVPNHVNDEHA; encoded by the exons ATGATGAAGCAGCTCCTGTGTTGTCTCCCATGGCTGCTTCTCTCCCTCTTGGTGATGACCGAGGCCCGATTCGTGGTGGAGAAGAACAGTTTGTCGGTAACTTCGCCGGAGAGTATAAAGGGGACTCATGACAGTGCAATTGGAAACTTTGGGATTCCTCAGTACGGTGGAAGCATGGCCGGTACAGTGGTTTACCCTAAAGAAAATCAGAAATCGTGTAAGGAGTTTAGCGATTTCTCGATTTCGTTCAAGTCTCAGCCTGGTGCTTTGCCTACTTTTCTCTTGGTTGATCGTGGAG ATTGTTTCTTCGCTTTGAAGGTCTGGAATGCACAGAAAGCCGGTGCTTCTGCTGTTCTTGTGGCAGACAATGTTGATGAACCTTTGATTACCATGGATACACCTGAAGAGGATGTTTCTTCTGCTAAGTACATTGAGAATATCACCATACCTTCTGCTCTTGTTACCAAAGGTTTCGGTGAAAAGCTGAAGAAAGCCATTAGTGGTGGGGATATGGTCAACTTGAATCTTGATTGGAGAGAGGCTGTTCCGCACCCTGATGATCGTGTCGAGTATGAATTGTGGACCAACAGCAACGATGAATGCGGGGTTAAGTGTGACATGTTAATGGAGTTTGTAAAAGATTTCAAGGGCGCGGCTCAAATTCTGGAGAAAGGCGGCTTCACGCAGTTTAGGCCTCATTACATCACCTGGTATTGCCCTCATGCTTTCACGTTGAGCCGACAGTGCAAGTCGCAGTGTATCAACAAGGGAAGATACTGCGCTCCTGATCCAGAGCAGGACTTTAGCTCAGGATACGATGGCAAAGATGTGGTCGTTGAAAACTTGAGACAGCTTTGTGTTTACAAGGTGGCAAACGAAACTGGGAATCCCTGGGTCTGGTGGGATTACGTCACTGACTTCCAGATCAGATGTCCCATGAAGGAAAAGAAATACAATAAAGATTGTGCCGAGTCTGTTATGAAATCTCTTG GTATTGATAGCAAAAAAATTGACAAGTGTATGGGAGACCCTGATGCTGACATGGACAATCTAGTTCTAAAGGAAGAACAAGACGCTCAG GTTGGCAAGGGTACGAGAGGTGATGTTACCATATTGCCTACCTTAGTTGTCAACAACAGACAGTACCGAG GCAAGTTGGAGAAAAGTGCAGTACTCAAGGCTCTATGCTCTGGTTTTGAGGAGTCAACTGAACCAGCTATATGCCTCAGCACAG ATATGGAGACAAACGAGTGCTTAGATAACAATGGCGGTTGTTGGCAAGATAAATCAGCCAATATAACTGCTTGCAAG GATACTTTTCGTGGAAAAGTATGTGTATGTCCTGTAGTTGATGGTGTGCGATTTAAAGGGGATGGTTACAGCCACTGTGAGG CAAGTGGGCCAGGGAGATGCACAATTAACAATGGAGGTTGTTGGCATGAAGAGAGAGATGGACATGCGTTCTCTGCGTGTGTG GACAAGGACAGTGTTAAATGCGAGTGTCCTCCAGGATTTAAAGGAGACGGTGTTAAGAAGTGTGAAG ACATTAATGAATGCAAAGAGAAAAAAGCCTGTCAGTGCCCGGAATGTAGCTGTAAGAACACCTGGGGAAGCTATGAGTGCTCTTGTAGTGGGGACCTTCTCTACATGAGAGACCATGACACTTGCATCA GCAAGACGGGTGGACAAGTGAGATCAGCTTGGGCAGCCGTTTGGCTTATTATGTTATCATTGGGACTTGCAGCTGCTGGTGCGTACCTCGTTTACAAATATAGATTGAGG CAATACATGGACTCAGAGATCAGAGCCATAATGGCACAGTATATGCCACTGGACAGCCAGCCCGAGGTCCCAAACCACGTGAATGATGAACATGCCTGA
- the LOC104767975 gene encoding putative UDP-sugar transporter DDB_G0278631: MSSEKKMVAIVVDPSMKDVSIGEDTKKERPSSSSGISSTGVFAAISYMASAVLLVIFNKAALSSYRFQSANVITLFQMLSSCLFLYVMRYFKFISFNNDGLKSEHNNKNLFTLVTTRRLFQTIPLAFTYLFYMLVTMESVRNINVPMYTTLRRTTILFTMIMEYFLTGQKHSASIIFSVGIIILGAIIAGIRDLSFDGYGYGLVFTANICTATYLALIARIGNXSGLNIFGLMWCNGIICIPFLLLWTSVKGELEAMLSFPHLYSLGFQVVICLSCMLAFLINYSVFLNTTLNSALTHSICGNLKDLFTIALGWLIFAGLPFDWVNVMGQALGFTGSIVYAFFKYKGI; the protein is encoded by the exons ATGTCATCAGAAAAAAAGATGGTAGCGATTGTCGTTGATCCATCGATGAAAGACGTATCAATTGGAGaagacacaaaaaaagagagaccttcttcttcgtcaggcATATCCTCTACAGGAGTCTTCGCCGCCATCTCTTACATGGCATCTGCtg TTCTATTAGTAATATTCAATAAAGCGGCACTTTCTTCATACAGATTTCAAAGTGCAAATGTTATAACTCTATTTCAG ATGCTTTcgtcttgtttatttttgtatgtgATGAGATATTTTAAGTTCATATCATTCAATAATGATGGATTAAAGAGCGAGCACAACAACAAGAATTTGTTCACTCTTGTAACAACAAGACGGTTGTTTCAGACAATCCCTCTTGCATTCACATATCTATTTTATATG CTAGTAACAATGGAGTCCGTACGTAATATCAACGTTCCAATGTACACAACGCTCCGACGAACGACTATACTTTTCACGATGATTATGGAATATTTCCTTACTGGTCAAAAGCATTCTGCTTCAATCATCTTCAG cgttggaataataatattagGTGCTATAATCGCTGGAATAAGAGACTTATCGTTTGATGGTTATGGGTATGGACTGGTATTCACAGCAAATATATGTACCGCTACTTACCTTGCCTTGATTGCACGTATCGGTAAT NNNAGTGGCCTCAACATCTTTGGACTAATGTGGTGTAATG GAATCATTTGCATCCCATTTTTGTTGTTATGGACATCTGTAAAAGGTGAACTTGAAGCCATGTTATCGTTTCCTCATCTCTACTCTCTTGGCTTTCAG GTGGTGATATGTCTTTCATGTATGTTGGCTTTCTTGATAAATTACTCTGTGTTCCTCAACACAACCCTTAATTCAGCCCTAACACATTCAATATGTGGTAATCTGAAG GATCTATTCACCATTGCACTAGGTTGGCTTATATTTGCTGGACTTCCCTTTGATTGG GTAAACGTAATGGGCCAAGCTCTGGGTTTTACTGGATCTATTGTTTATGCATTTTTCAAATACAAAGGCATTTGA